The Devosia sp. 1566 sequence AGCGCTTCGCTGCGCTTGATCACATCGGTGAGCTTGCCCGCCCGGGTTAGCTCCGCGAGCTTGCCCTTGTAGTCGCTCTCAAAGCGCGCGGCATCATCCTTGGCCTGCTGCAAGGCGGCGGCAAACTCAGAGCTCTCGCGTCCCGGGTAAAGATCGTTGAGATCCCAGACCGGCAAGGTGCCCAATTGATTGTGCCCCTTCTGGCTCGCGGCTTGTTCGGTCATCGGGGTTCTCCAGCGCGGTTCTTGGTGAGGGGCGGACCATAGCCAGCACGTCATGGGATGAAAAGGGGGCCCTCGCCGCCTATCGTGCCAGCCGCAATATGGCGCCCCGCCATTATGATTAATGCTGTCTTAATTTGCCGGCCGCATACTTCCACAAAACCGCACAGCGCGATTCGAGCGCCTGGCAAGAGAAGTGGATTTTGCATGACGCGTGTTCTGGTGGTCGACGATGACCCGGTGCAATTGCGGCTGACGGCCGAAGTCGCCAATCAGGCCGGCTTCAAGCCACTCACCGCAACCAGCGGCGAACAAGCCCTGCAGATCTTGCGCGAAGACCCCAATCTGGGTGCGATGATTCTTGACCTGGTAATGCCTGACCTCGACGGCATGGCCGTGATGGAAACCATGCGCCGGGAAGCTCTTTCCACGCCGGTGATCGTCCAAACCGCCAACCCGTCGCTGGAAACCGTGGTCAGCGCCATGCGCCACGGGGCCGTGGACTATTTCGTCAAGCCGGTCGCCCCCGAGCGGCTGGTGATCTCCTTGCGCAACGCCATGAAGCTGGGTGCGCTGGAAGCGGCGATCCGTGCCGAACAAAGCCGCCGCGCCGGGACCTTCTCGGCTGCCGACCTGATCGGCCGCGCTCCCGCCATGACCCGCGTCCTGACGCTTTGCGGCAAGGCCGCCCGCAATCCCATACCCGTGCTGATCGAAGGCGAAACCGGCGTCGGCAAGGAATTGATCGCCCGCATCATCGGGGGCAGCGGGGATCGGGCCGGCAAGCCATTCATCAGCGTCAACTGCGGCAGCATTTCCCCTTCCCAACTCGACGCCGTGCTTTTCGGCTTCAAGAAAGGCGCCTTCGCCGGTGCCCTGGCCGATACCCCAGGCAAGTTCGCCGAAGCCCATACCGGCACCATCTTCATCGATGAAGTGGGCGAACTGCCTCCCGCCACCCAGGAGCGGCTGCTGCGCGTTCTCGCCGATGGCGAAATCGTGCCGCTGGGCGCCACCCGCCCCGAGCGCGTCAATGTGCGGGTGATCTCGGCGACCAATCGCCGCCTGCTCAATCTGGCTAAATCGGGCGAGTTCCGAGAGGACCTTTATTATCGGCTCAACGTGCTACCCATCTACGTGCCCCCGCTCCGGCAGCGGCTCGAGGACATCCCGGCTCTGGTCAACCATTTCCTTGCGCGCTTTGCCGCTGAAGCTGGCAAACGCATCCTCGGCATTTCCCCTGAAGCTTTGGAACTGCTGGCCAGCTATCCTTGGCCCGGCAATATTCGCCAGCTGGAAAACGTCGTTTATCGCGCGACCGTGCTTTGCGAGGAAGCCTTCCTCGAGCCCGCCGATTTCCCCCAGATCATGGCCCATGCTCAAGGGCGCGACGCCGCCATTCTTTCACTCGCGGCCATGCCGGTGCCTGCCGCGCCGGTTCACATCGATAACGCTCCGCCGCGCCAGCGCGAAATGCTCGAAACCAGCCCTGTCGAAGACCGCTTCCTCGATGAGTCGGGCAATGTGGCGGCTCTGGCCGAGATCGAACGCGCCTTGATCGTTTTTGCCATCGAGCACCATGGCGGGCGCATGTCTCGTGTTGCCCGCGCACTCAAGATTGGCCGCTCGACCCTTTATCGCAAATTGCATGAATATGGCCTCGCGGAGCAGTTGATTAACGACGCCGCTTAACCGCATAGATTCGGCAGAATGGCGGATCGCCGGGCAAATTGCGGGCCTTTCCACAAGGCCTTGCAGACCGTTGCACCATAGCCACATCGCTCGCTCACAACATTGCGAGTGATTGTTCCTGTTAACATTTGATGCTTATGCTTTCGATGTATGGGGCGGCCCGCCGGACCTTGGGTTGAGGCACGGTTGGGCTGCGTAACGCCTCGTACACGGAGCACAAATGCACAAGATCCTGGTTTGTTTTCTCGCCGTTGCTGCCGCCAACGCCCCTCTTCCCATCCTGGCGCAGGATGTAGCGAGTATCACCCCAACCCGGATTGTCATCGCTCCCGCGCAAAGCGCGTTGGCGCGAACCATCAAGGCCAGCCTGTCCGCCGCCTATACAGCCAATGGCCGCGGTACCGCGGCCTATGCCGAAGCGCAGAAGCTCTACTTTCTTTATGGCGAGCGCTATTTCGAGCCAATCTGGCTGAGCGAACAGGCCAATGGGCAGGTCGTGTTCTCACCTGCTGCCCAGCAGATACTCGATCTGTTTGCCCGGGCCGAGTCCGAAGGGCTCAATCCCGCCGATTACCTCACTCCTGACCTGCAGCTTCCAGCAACGGGCGGGGATCCTGCCGCCATGGCGGCGCTCGAAACCGCGTTTTCTGCCGCGACCCTGCGCTATGCGACCCACATCTATACCGGACGCGTCGCTCCTCGCTCCGTCGATGCCAACCTCGATATCGAGCCCAAGACCCTTGATGCCGGCGCACTCCTTGTGGAACTGGCGGCCAGCAAGGATCCGGCCAAGGTGCTGGCCAAGCTCGAGCCAACCCATCCCGAATTCCTGGCGCTTAAAGCGGCACTGGCCAAGTTCAGCGACAATGCCACTGATCGTCCCGCCCCCATTCCGACCGGGGTCGTGCTCAAGGCTGGCATGACCGATGAGCGCCTGCCCCTGATCCGCCAGCGGCTCGGCCTCGTGGCCGATGCGTCCCTGGTTTACGACCAAGGTGTGGTGCAGGCGGTCAAGGATTTCCAGCAGGGCCTGGGTCTTGAACCTGATGGCGTCGCTGGCCCTGCCACGGTCGCCGCCCTCAACGGCGGCAACGCCGCCACCCGCGAGCAGATCATCGCCAATATGGAGCGCTGGCGCTGGATGCCGCGCGAGCTCGGCAATTTCCATGTCCTGGTCAACATTCCCGAGTTCCGCCTGTCCATCAACCGGAACGGGGCGGAAACCTATACGACCCGCGTCGTCGTCGGCACGGTCAAGAACCAGACGCCGGTATTTTCCGACAACATCCGCCACATCGTGGTCAATCCCTATTGGAATGTCCCCAGTTCCATCGTCAAAGGCGAGATTGCGCCCAAGACCTGGCGGAACCCGGGCTATATCGACGCCCAGAACATGGACCTGATCTATAACGGCGACGTCGTTAGCCCCTGGCAGGTGAACTGGTCCGCGGTCGGCAACACGTTCCCCTTCAAGGTGCGTCAGCGCCCCGGCCCCAGCAATGCCCTGGGCCAGATCAAGTTCTTGTTCCCCAACAAGCACGATGTGTATCTGCACGATACCCCGTCAAAGGCTCTGTTCAGCCGCTCGCAGCGCGCTCTCAGCCATGGTTGCGTGCGGGTGCAGAACCCGATGGAGTTTGCCGACGCGCTGATGGCCAACGAAACCAAGATCAGCCGGGCCTCGCTCGAAGCCATGTTTGGCTCCAGCGAGCGCTGGGTGAACCCCGAGCAACAGATCCCTGTCCATCTCAGCTATTTTACCCTACGGCCCCAAGCCGATGGCAACCTGCAATCCTATGGCGACATCTACGGCCACGACACCAAGCTGATCCAGGCGCTCGGCTTGTCGCCCGCAGCGCTCCCTCAACCGGTGATGGCCGAAACCATTGCCGATGTCGGCCCCTGAGCCGCACAACACCATCTCTGATCAGGCGCTGGCAGTTTCTGCCGGCGCCTTTTTTTTCGGCTGGTTTCTACCCTGTTCCCCGTGGAGCCGAGCGCCCCTTAACCGCTCGTCAACATTTTCGCCTTGGTTCGGCCCGGATTTTGTCCTTAAACATTGGCGTGAGTGGCCGCCATCGTGTTCGAGTTTTGTTAGCGTTAATCAAACTCTAGTCACTTGGCCGGTACGATCCGAAATGCAGATAGCTTCAACCGGGCAGTGTTTAGTGTGGCGGTAAAATCGGATAACCTGGCCCTTCGTGGCACTCGACTCCTGGCAGCAGCGCTGCTGAGTTTTTCGCTCCTGATCGGCCAGGCCGCCGTGGTTCCGGCCAATGCCGCCTCCGAGCGCAGCCTTTATCTCTACTACACCCACACCAAGGAAACGGCCCGCATCGTTTTCAAGCGCAACGGGCAGTATGTGCAGTCCGGGCTCAACGAGCTCAACCGCTTCCTGCGCGATTGGCGTCGTAACGAACCAGCCAAGATGGACCCACGGCTGTTTGACCTGGTTTGGGAAGTCTACCAGGAAGTGGGGGCTACCCAGCCCATCAACATCGTTTCCGCTTATCGCTCGCCCGCGACCAACAAGATGTTGCGCCAGACCTCCTCCGGTGTTGCCGAAAACTCCCAGCACACCAAGGGCCATGCCATGGACTTCTTTATCCCAGGCATTTCGCTGTCCAAGCTGCGCGCCGTCGCGATGCGCAAGCAGGTCGGCGGCGTTGGCTATTATCCCAGCTCGGGCAGCCCCTTTGTTCACCTTGATACTGGTTCGGTCCGCGCCTGGCCACGCATGACCCGTGCGCAGCTCAAGGACGTGTTCCCCGATGGGCGGACCATGCACTTGCCTGCCGATGGCAAGCCACTGTCGCAGGAAGGCTATCGCCTCGCCCAGGCCGAATGGCAACGTTGCCGCGCCGTGCCCTGCGGCAATGGCGGCTCGGGCACTCAGGTGGCCAGCGCCGGCAATTCTTTGGTCGACATGTTCTTTGGCGGCAACAAAGGCAACAACCAGCCCGCGCCCAGGCCCGCCCCCGCTCCGGTGCAGGTTGCATCAGTAGCTGCGGCCGCTCAGTCCCCGCAAGCGGCTGCCCGCGTTGCCGTTGCTCCCCCCATTCCAATGATGCGGCCGGCGAGCATGTCCGCGCCTGCCTCGAGCACGGTCGCCGTCGCCGAACAGGATGTGCCGGTGCCCTTCTCCACGGTTGGCAGCGCCCCGTTGGCAGAGGCAGAACTTGTCACCGCCTCGAACGCACCAGTGCCGGCCACCAAATCGCCTACCCTCATGATGGCGACCGCCTCCACTCTACCGGCCGGCAATGGCGAAACCGCTGTGGTCGCCCTGGCAGCGCTGAGCCAGCCTTTCCCGCATCCGCCGCTCCAGGCCGGCCGCTCGTCTGAGCCTGACATGATGACGGCTTACCTGCCGCCCCTCGGCCAGAACGGCCAGGCACAGGACATGCTCCAGCAACTCATCGAGCAGGAAACCGCAGCCCAGGTTGCCGCCGCCCCCGTGGCCCCGGTTCCCAACCTGCCCCCTCTGGGCGCTGCCGGTGTGAAGACCGCCTCGCTGGGTGGCGAGCCCGCCCGAGACTCCACGGCATCGCTTTTTGCCTCAACCTTCAACTCGGTTCAGGGGCAAAGCGAACCTGTCGCCAAGGCGCTCGCCGCCATGATCGCCAAGGACGAGGCTTCTGCCGCGCCAACGCCTGCCGCATTGACCGCCCCCGATCTGGAGCATGCCGCAGCCCTTCTGGTCGCGCCCGCGCCGCTGTCTTCCGATCACTTCGCCTTGATTGAAGCCCAGTCCCGCGATGTCGATACGGCCACGGCTCTGGCCCCTGCGGTGGCGCTATCCCCCAGCAATGCGCCGCTGGCCGTGACCCATACGCGCTTTACCGCGTCCAATTAGCCTCACCCGCCAGCCTCTCCACAACCAGGGAGAGGCTGGCTGAGGCACGCCGGCTTGTTGCAAAGCCTCTCGGCGCCCCGTAAAACCTTGAGCTATCTTTTAGTTCGGCAAAGGAAGCCAGCATTGGCCGATAAGCCATCGACGCCCCTGCTCGATACCGTTCAAACCCCCGCCGAACTCCGCGCCCTACCCCGCGAGGATTTGCGTCAGCTTGCCGATGAGTTGCGCGCCGAAGTCATCGACGCCGTTTCGGTGACTGGTGGTCATCTGGGCTCCGCCCTTGGTGTCATCGAACTCACAGTCGCCCTCCATGCCGTGTTCGACACGCCCCATGATCGACTGATCTGGGATGTCGGCCACCAGGCTTATCCTCATAAGGTTCTGACCGGTCGCCGCGATCGCATCCGCACCCTGCGCCAGCGCAGTGGCCTGTCCGGGTTCACCCGCCGCGCCGAAAGCCCCTATGATCCCTTTGGGGCCGGGCATTCCTCCACCTCGATTTCTGCCGGCCTCGGCATGGCTGTCGCCAGCGATCTTCAGGGCACCAAGCGCAATGTCGTGGCCGTGATCGGTGATGGCTCGATGTCCGCGGGCATGGCTTATGAAGCCATGAACAATGCGGGCGCCATGGATGCCCGCCTGATCGTCATCCTCAACGACAACGACATGTCGATCGCCCCGCCCACCGGGGCCATGAGCGCCTATCTCGCCCGCCTCGTGTCCGGCCCGCTTTATCGCGGCGCACGCGAAGCGGCCAAGACCATCGCCAAAAAGCTCCCCTCATTCCTGCACGAGCCCGCGCGCCGCACCGAGGAATTTGCGCGCGGCATGCTGACTGGCGGCACGCTCTTTGAGGAACTCGGCTTTTACTATGTGGGCCCGATCGACGGGCATAATCTCGATCACCTCCTACCCGTCCTCGAAAATGTGCGCGATGCCGATGAAGGCCCGATCCTCATTCACGTCGTCACCAAAAAGGGCAAAGGCTATGCCCCCGCCGAGGACGCGGCCGATAAATATCACGGCGTCTCCAAGTTCAACGTGATCACCGGCGCCCAGGCCAAGGCGCCATCCAATGCGCCCTCTTACACCAATGTCTTTGCCCAATCCCTGATCCAGGAGGCAGCCGAAGACCCCAGCATCGTGGCGGTCACCGCCGCCATGCCTTCGGGCACTGGGCTCGACAAGTTCGCCGAGATTTATCCCAGCCGCATCTTTGATGTGGGCATTGCCGAGCAGCACGCGGTCACCTTCGCGGCGGGCCTCGCCACCGAAGGCATGCGCCCGTTCTGCGCGATCT is a genomic window containing:
- a CDS encoding sigma-54 dependent transcriptional regulator — translated: MTRVLVVDDDPVQLRLTAEVANQAGFKPLTATSGEQALQILREDPNLGAMILDLVMPDLDGMAVMETMRREALSTPVIVQTANPSLETVVSAMRHGAVDYFVKPVAPERLVISLRNAMKLGALEAAIRAEQSRRAGTFSAADLIGRAPAMTRVLTLCGKAARNPIPVLIEGETGVGKELIARIIGGSGDRAGKPFISVNCGSISPSQLDAVLFGFKKGAFAGALADTPGKFAEAHTGTIFIDEVGELPPATQERLLRVLADGEIVPLGATRPERVNVRVISATNRRLLNLAKSGEFREDLYYRLNVLPIYVPPLRQRLEDIPALVNHFLARFAAEAGKRILGISPEALELLASYPWPGNIRQLENVVYRATVLCEEAFLEPADFPQIMAHAQGRDAAILSLAAMPVPAAPVHIDNAPPRQREMLETSPVEDRFLDESGNVAALAEIERALIVFAIEHHGGRMSRVARALKIGRSTLYRKLHEYGLAEQLINDAA
- a CDS encoding L,D-transpeptidase family protein; the protein is MHKILVCFLAVAAANAPLPILAQDVASITPTRIVIAPAQSALARTIKASLSAAYTANGRGTAAYAEAQKLYFLYGERYFEPIWLSEQANGQVVFSPAAQQILDLFARAESEGLNPADYLTPDLQLPATGGDPAAMAALETAFSAATLRYATHIYTGRVAPRSVDANLDIEPKTLDAGALLVELAASKDPAKVLAKLEPTHPEFLALKAALAKFSDNATDRPAPIPTGVVLKAGMTDERLPLIRQRLGLVADASLVYDQGVVQAVKDFQQGLGLEPDGVAGPATVAALNGGNAATREQIIANMERWRWMPRELGNFHVLVNIPEFRLSINRNGAETYTTRVVVGTVKNQTPVFSDNIRHIVVNPYWNVPSSIVKGEIAPKTWRNPGYIDAQNMDLIYNGDVVSPWQVNWSAVGNTFPFKVRQRPGPSNALGQIKFLFPNKHDVYLHDTPSKALFSRSQRALSHGCVRVQNPMEFADALMANETKISRASLEAMFGSSERWVNPEQQIPVHLSYFTLRPQADGNLQSYGDIYGHDTKLIQALGLSPAALPQPVMAETIADVGP
- a CDS encoding DUF882 domain-containing protein, coding for MAVKSDNLALRGTRLLAAALLSFSLLIGQAAVVPANAASERSLYLYYTHTKETARIVFKRNGQYVQSGLNELNRFLRDWRRNEPAKMDPRLFDLVWEVYQEVGATQPINIVSAYRSPATNKMLRQTSSGVAENSQHTKGHAMDFFIPGISLSKLRAVAMRKQVGGVGYYPSSGSPFVHLDTGSVRAWPRMTRAQLKDVFPDGRTMHLPADGKPLSQEGYRLAQAEWQRCRAVPCGNGGSGTQVASAGNSLVDMFFGGNKGNNQPAPRPAPAPVQVASVAAAAQSPQAAARVAVAPPIPMMRPASMSAPASSTVAVAEQDVPVPFSTVGSAPLAEAELVTASNAPVPATKSPTLMMATASTLPAGNGETAVVALAALSQPFPHPPLQAGRSSEPDMMTAYLPPLGQNGQAQDMLQQLIEQETAAQVAAAPVAPVPNLPPLGAAGVKTASLGGEPARDSTASLFASTFNSVQGQSEPVAKALAAMIAKDEASAAPTPAALTAPDLEHAAALLVAPAPLSSDHFALIEAQSRDVDTATALAPAVALSPSNAPLAVTHTRFTASN
- the dxs gene encoding 1-deoxy-D-xylulose-5-phosphate synthase; amino-acid sequence: MADKPSTPLLDTVQTPAELRALPREDLRQLADELRAEVIDAVSVTGGHLGSALGVIELTVALHAVFDTPHDRLIWDVGHQAYPHKVLTGRRDRIRTLRQRSGLSGFTRRAESPYDPFGAGHSSTSISAGLGMAVASDLQGTKRNVVAVIGDGSMSAGMAYEAMNNAGAMDARLIVILNDNDMSIAPPTGAMSAYLARLVSGPLYRGAREAAKTIAKKLPSFLHEPARRTEEFARGMLTGGTLFEELGFYYVGPIDGHNLDHLLPVLENVRDADEGPILIHVVTKKGKGYAPAEDAADKYHGVSKFNVITGAQAKAPSNAPSYTNVFAQSLIQEAAEDPSIVAVTAAMPSGTGLDKFAEIYPSRIFDVGIAEQHAVTFAAGLATEGMRPFCAIYSTFLQRAYDQVVHDVAIQGLPVRFAIDRAGYVGADGPTHAGNYDAAYLGAIPGIVQMAAADEAELKHMVATAVAYDSGPIAFRYPRGDGVGVDMPERGIILPIGKGRIVRPGSTIAILSWGTRLAEALAAADRLAALGLNPTVADARFMKPLDEELVTQLAQSHDVMLTLEEGSIGGFGSHVATFLASNGLLDGKLRFRPLMIPDRFVEHATQADMYADAGLDRTGIVTAALRALGYDEAAMAAAIGSMAIR